TGCGTACCTCGGTCGAGCGCGGCGACTCGATCCTGCGTTCGGCCGCCGCCGCGGGCGTGTTCACGCCGGTGGTGTTGCAGATGATCGCGGTGGGCGAGGAGACCGGCGCCGTCGACGAACTGATGGACGAGGTGGCCGAGCTCTACGGCAACGAGGTGCAGTACGAACTCAAGACGCTGGGCCAGCAGATCGAGCCGATCCTGATCGTGTTCCTGGGCGTGCTGGTGCTGATGCTGGCGCTGGGCGTGTTCCTGCCGGTGTGGGATCTGGGCCGCACGGCGATGGCGCATTGACCACGGGGCCTGCACATGAAACCCCTCAAGCCCCAGACGGCAAAGCCGATACCTCAGATGACAAAGGTGTTCCTGCTCTGCAAGAACGCCGACAGCCCGCACCGCCACCGGGCCCGGTGCCGTGAACCCTGCGATCTGGCCGGCTTGCCTCAATTTCCGTTGCAATTCCATTGAGAACCTGGAGAACCACCATGAGACTGCGTCAACAAGGCTTCACGATGATCGAACTGATCGTCGTCATCGTCATCCTCGGCGTGCTCGCCGCCACGGCATTGCCGAAGTTCATCGACATGCGTGGGGATGCCGAAGGGGCTGCCGTCAAGGGCATGGCCGGTGCCGCCGCTGCGGCGATGAACCTGAACTACAGCGGCTGCGCGCTGACCAACAACGCCGTCACCGCCGGCAAGTGCGTGGCCGTCGACGCCTGCAGCGACGTGAGCTCGCTGATGCAAGGTGGCCTGGACGCAGCATATGCCGCCGCACCAGCCGCCAGCGGCGTCGACATCGGCACCACCAACGGCGCCACCGCGACCTGCCAGATCAGCAAGGGCACCTACAGTGCGACCTTCGTGGGCGTCGCCGCCGGCAACGCCACCCCCTGACGAGACGCAAGCTTCCGTTGCCGCAAGGCACCGGAATCGAGGTCCTGGCACGTGACCACTCCCGTCAACCTCCACACAGGCGCAACCGCCCCCGCAACCGCGGCGTGGCTGTTGCGCCTTTGCGCATTTGCGTGGCTGCTATTGGCCGGCACACTGGCTCACGCGGCGAGCTACACCTACCGCAGCGACAGCTACAACTGGGAAAGCGCCACCAACGCCGTCGCCTGGGACCGGACCTGCACCAGCT
This portion of the Leptothrix cholodnii SP-6 genome encodes:
- a CDS encoding type II secretion system protein: MRLRQQGFTMIELIVVIVILGVLAATALPKFIDMRGDAEGAAVKGMAGAAAAAMNLNYSGCALTNNAVTAGKCVAVDACSDVSSLMQGGLDAAYAAAPAASGVDIGTTNGATATCQISKGTYSATFVGVAAGNATP